Proteins encoded together in one Impatiens glandulifera chromosome 1, dImpGla2.1, whole genome shotgun sequence window:
- the LOC124919523 gene encoding probable metal-nicotianamine transporter YSL8 codes for MERSSGLSNDQQPYYYNAGGDEENRRSGGAEELNAAAAPAEDSVESVNELVSTWKQHLTVRAFVVAFLLGVLFTFIVMKLSLTTGIIPTMTVPAGLLGFFFVKTWTKLLQKAGLLQQPFTRQENTVIQTCVVATSGIAFSGIYIFI; via the coding sequence ATGGAGAGATCCAGTGGATTAAGTAATGATCAACAGCCTTATTATTATAACGCCGGCGGCGACGAAGAGAATCGAAGAAGCGGAGGAGCGGAGGAATTGAACGCCGCGGCGGCACCGGCAGAGGATTCAGTGGAATCGGTAAATGAATTAGTTTCAACATGGAAGCAACATCTTACTGTGAGAGCTTTCGTTGTCGCTTTTCTTCTCGGTGTACTTTTCACCTTCATTGTAATGAAGCTGAGTTTGACGACTGGCATTATTCCGACGATGACCGTGCCGGCGGGATTGCTAGGGTTCTTCTTTGTTAAGACTTGGACAAAGCTTTTACAGAAAGCTGGACTACTCCAACAGCCCTTTACTCGCCAGGAGAATACTGTTATCCAGACCTGTGTTGTCGCTACCTCCGGAATCGCCTTTAGCGGTATTTACATCTTTATTTAA